Genomic DNA from Danio rerio strain Tuebingen ecotype United States chromosome 5, GRCz12tu, whole genome shotgun sequence:
GGTAGCATGTCAGTCTCATTTAGTTGAACTGGAGACTTGCGCTCAGAGCTCTAAATGTTCTTGATTCTCCATCCGTTCTTCCCCCTCCCTTCCCGTCTCTCTCAGAAACGCTCTTGTTTCTTGGGAAGAAAGAACAAAGCCAGTGAGGTGAAAAAAGATAAGACGGCAAGGGATATGCTCAGGGTTATTTGGGAAAGCTTGTTCAGAGATTATCTTTTCAATGAAAAGGACTTCGTTTCATTATTTGAATTGAGTTCAGCTATTCCCTAAATAATTATGCCATTTAATACAGCATACTGCCAACCCCTGGATGAGTTTTTAACACAAAAACTATTATGAGAGAGCACTTAAACAATTATGAAGGAGCAGTGCGTACAGGGAATAGTCTTTCTGCAGGCTTACACCATTTCGCAACTAGAGCTGGGGGAAAATCAATTCATCTATGGATCTTGTTTCTGAATTCAGTGTGTGGTTTTTAAATCATGGTGTTATGAAAGAAAATATTCACTTTACTACTGTACAGTTTTCTCTGCTAATTAAATCCTTCCTGATTTAAATATGACACATACGATTATAATTCAATATTAACCAAACATTTAAATGGttagttcatctaaaaataaaattaatgttattaattacttacatttatgtcATTTAAAAGTCCTTTGTTTGTATTCAGAACTCAAATGAAGATACTTTAGATATTTAGCTCACTCACCTTCCATATACTACAATAGTCACAAGTGGTTCACagtccagaaaaataccaaaaatatcTCAAAACAGACTACATGTCTTTTGTGCCTTCAATTGGATTATGGTCAAGCTACGGGAATACTTTTGTGTgctcataaaacaaaaatagtcaCTTTATTCTACAGTTTTTTTCCTCCGTGTCAGTATAGGGCACGTATTCATAAGAGCGTTTTCTCGTAGCTTGATAATCTttggaggataagggagctcacagattttcatctaaaatatcttcatttaagggatttttaacaacatatatatttttaggtgaatttacccataaattaaattaatccgTTAAGAGTGCTTTCACGCTAGCACTTTTTGTCCGCACCCGGGTTTGTTTGACGTTAGTGTTTGGTACGTTTACCTTGTGTGAACTCTGGTCTGGTTCACTTCTGGtatgaatgcaatcataccaaataacAGAGGTGAACCGACAACagtacaacaaactatcattttcatAACATTCATTCGTCTGTGTGTATGTCTGGGTATCACGTactgtaccttggtgacaagcgggactgtGCCAAGGCAAGAACAGTGATAACATCTGCTTGTCTTCTTCAAAAACAGCTTTTCCGTTACGTTCTGaacatttataatagttttttgTGGCAGATGGACGCTAGTCACTTTCTAGATCTCCAAATCCAAAAGattcagttaaagcagaatggCCGTGATGTGTGGACGTCTTTCTATTTTGGCAGCTTGTACACACAGCAGCAGCTCGATGACACAAGCGTTCCgtggttcagaaggaaaaaagctGGTGTGAACACAAACTAGCCGAAAAAgtggcaaggggggacaatcgaacttgggttcagtccaggcaattgaaccaagcgTGAAAGCAGCCTAAATTAACCACAAACTGCAAAGGCTACTTTAAATTCACAAAAAATTGTTTGAactttttatttaactaaaaatTCAGAAAATGCTTATCATGGTTTTGACAAAACATTACTGTTTTCAGTATTGATATTAGTAAGAAAAATCTGAAACTCTTGCATTAATGCTACTGAtactgttcacaccagacgcgcaacgcgcggataaatcatgCTATCCGCACGTAAATAGAcatgtgaacatttgagtttactcgcttcattcacgcgtcaacaTCCGACTTATTTGcgcatcaaatccgcttcattcgcacgtcaaattcacttcagaacagcttcatattcgcgtgatgggcagggcttctgtctgcccagttaCTGTAGGTTCATtcctaaatggctaacatggattttatagagaaaataactgtttatatGCTTTATAAAGGCTAAAAAACAGCATAGACCCATCAGTAAATGCTCACTGTGGATGTTAAAGGGAGCCTCAAGATATTAAATTGAAATACAAAGGTGTATTTTATCAAAAAGTCAGCACTGCCTTAAAAATGAACAGTAACTGCAACTGGAAAATAAACCAAGCTTCTTTGTCACAGATTATAGATACTTGAATTTTTTCATAACGCTATTATGATCAAATAAACAGTTTTAgcctttatatttttaatattaaataaaaactcaaataagGGCAttgtggctcagttgttagcactgtcacctcacagcaagaaggttgctgtttcgagtctcgagttcgcgtgggtttttttctgggtgctccagtttcccccacaatccacagacatgcagtataggtgaattatttaagctaaattggctgtagtgagaatgtatgggtgtttcccagtgctgggttgcagctggaagggcatcagctgcataaaacatatgctggataagttggtggttcattccactgtggtgacccctgataaataaaaagacaaagccaaaggaaaataaatgagttgACTGAGATTGTGTCAGGTCATATGCACCATTCTGTGGGAAAAGGCAAATCTCTTAGCTGAGAAATGTACACAGCAAAagatggggacccaaaacaactctatgggtgttaatttcaacattttgaaagtgtctcatggggtccactcaaaacaaagttaaatcaacactttcaaaagggttggcacattgacaccgaagtaagggttaattttaactctgggcagagttaaaaaatgtaactatatttaacaccgcctggtgtaatatattgttattttattcaactctcttgagtgtaaatatggtaaaaaggtcaaatagactgtaaattacaaaagaaaaaacattttatttgaaaacattcaccacttcaacaattcattcagtttttaaaatgcaacaatgtcaaatatgctttaaatgttttattagtacaaacagtatcaacaaaatatgtatgaccagtgctcaaaaaggctgtttcagtcctttggtccaaacttgatgtgttatcagagcaatttgaaagttcaatatagcgtcactcatagttttcttctgaaattacattttaaacttggcgtgcaaatctttcacttctggtgttttcttgttcctccatatcaaacacagcagtttatatgaaggtataaatgctgtaaacttgtgtgaaaacaaactggagctaggaaatctcatcaagcatgtcctgtgaatgaagtgcttcccagccacaggatgacctttttatccatgatgatgtagtagctgctgatcgctcgtctggtggttcttgatgcacggatatagggtgatgctcatctaagaactcttcaagactccagcatgactaagaaaaatgtttgaaaacaaattgcaatcaaattctatgatatatttaaaagaacatttaaagtaaataaaacattcaagaaatctaaactcaccttttgaaaatcttcatgatgatccacaacttgactctcccagctggttgaggtgacaggatatggaaaagtagaaaaaacacatacatcactgttggatctccaaaaacaattaggttaaccactatgactagaactggaaaaacaggcagctgtctgtccagaatcctgaatttaacacaacacttggagcaaaatttagaggagcttaaaatcttttatatcatttagttaTGCTGATTTCCCCAAAATATTgcccacagtgtaaaaaatattcataaacttcataaacaacagttttctgtaagcgtgtgcgtgcgtgcatgcgtgtttctttaccagattcaacttgttaggccctttcaggtccagtattgaggccacctttactggagtctagcagatgtttcaggtccaaatataatctaaaatattaggataagcagaagaggaaaagtgcaaagtaaagagcaaaacattatttaagtaacagttcacccacaatacaaaacttatcaccttcatgtcattcattattctttaatgctctaataccctctcagcttattgtgaaacaaatacagaactttatcaaacataccttcattattatcaccacatatgaccaagaaggtgtgcttggtcatttcaccaactctggaaatacaccatccgtctctaatcagccaccgtcacagggtcttgtgttattgtatagagaactgtggctgttaaaaaaacaacaaaaaagtagtaTCTAACAAATATGCATAaccttcaaataaaaaaagagatgaacatcacaaagtatgcctcacactttttcagatatcttttgattcagatgttgattattgataataaatctacaaatcaaacctgtatcatcattaggctgctcaaatatgaattagttgattaattttacagacaggtggctgtttacaacgcactaataaaacggaaatgttgtgtacagtacatgctaagtttagcctatagttttaagcacaatatcatgcgggagaaaaagcttgactaagatgttcctgactacagaaatagcctaacttactaacgtcagacatcccgagttgggaaaagtcattttcgggggatacagagttgatttgcgggaggtagcgggagaaatGAGTACCTAAAGAGCAATGgtatgagttgcgcgcgacgtagctgagcggtgggggtgacttgcgcgcgacgtacctgaagagctgggagggatgcggtggagaggggtgtgcaaagtgttaatgaccgggcgggagacgcgcgatttccgggagattatcattcatttgcgggcatctacttgggcatctgggagtctctgtgcatttgcgggataacgttaatgTTAGTCccacaacttccgggagacttctgtaaccttaaaagtctgagaaagtgcaaacgcggtcatttaaagacattaatgttaacattccgactttaatggttgtcaacgcttaatataattcaagcgtacgttatcacacgagtctatggactaacggtataagttatggacggccacgaatgaaccagtttaaaagggccgcggtgtttaaaacaaccaaattaacgtacacgaataacaaacaatcatatgttttagtcaggaagccttttacaagtaagcatatgttcatttactcaccagatatgttttagaaactctccagagcttatggaaaccgtcctgtgttgccgttagcatccgggcagagtaggctaaggTTAGGCTGCTCCGGTGATTCCCTCGCTAActtagtttgcttcgaattaaaggagaagtgtcgattttattttacagatgagtaacaacgcacaaaatggcattaagcgtgacagaaatgtgttgaacatgaacatttgatgtttttatgcactatgtatgcgtgagcatatataaaaacattcttgaaaagaagtgaatagtaatgcagttaagctagatacacaaacgaccatgaatgaaccgcagaagattaaaattgtcactccattctaaagttattaacttaacaatatgtttacaactgtatttccttagagaaagtcagtaaaataccaacatttaggtagtttgactcaccagttgctgttctaaacctcagatggaaaatggcgtatggaaaattcttcagtgactggggctgcatgagttcccggatgttggaaataacaccaccaagtgtagaaacgataactccttgattttgcactgaataaaatcaattctaactcttattatattcatttatcaaaatctaactctttaacgtcaacactttactctgaaatgcttcaacaccgagaatttaactcagatgaatttgctgtgtaccgTCTCCGTTGATCATGTAATGGGTCACTGGTATTCATAAAGTCCTGTGTGCGTGTCATAAGCATTTCAGCATTGCAAGACTCCTATAATTGCTGTCTGTTTTACTTGCTTTCATTCTCCCCTTGTGTTCTACTTATCCCTTTTGCTCTCTCTACTTCCTTCTCTCTTTCTCCATCTCGGTATAGTTGCGAAAACGCATCTGAATTAATGAAAGTGGTTTGATTTATTTCAAACGTGGCTCTTGAATAAGTGGCTCATTATCATGGTAAAGAGAATTGGTGACAGCTTGCAGTAAGACTCACTTATCTCCTCTCTCTTTTCCTCTTTCTCTCGTTCTCCTTATTGTTTCTGTCACTCTCCCCTCTGCCTTTGATCCGCTCGTTTGCTACGTTTTTTCGCCGATCCCTCCCCCGTTCTTTTCTTCCCCGTTTCCTTTATCGGCACTTTTCCCCCTTTTTTATATCTGTTTTGTCTGAATATTTCCTTGCACTGATTTCCTCTGGCTTTCATCTCCTCCCTCTGTCATCTCATCCCCCTCTTTCCCTTTTTTTTGTTTCCTCAGGTGGAATGAAAGAGCAGGATTTGATGTGTATAAAGCTGCATGGTGTGAATCGAATAGGGCTAAAGAAGATTATAGACTTCATTTACACCGCCAAACTCTCTCTCAACATGGAGAATCTTCAGGACACCCTTGAGGCTGCTAGCTTTCTCCAGATCCTGCCTGTCCTTGACTTCTGCAAAGTCTTTCTCATTTCAGGGGTAGGACACTGTTTCAAATGATAGCACTTTTACTTTAGGAAGTTTGTTTGCAGCACTAACGCAAAGTTCGTCCTCCTTCTTAGGTGTCGTTGGACAACTGTGTGGAGGTGGGACGCATCGCCAATACTTACAACCTCACCGAAGTGGACAAATACGTCAACAACTTCATCCTGAAGAATTTTCCCTCCCTGCTCGGCACCGGCGAGTTTGTCAAACTTCCGTTCGAGCGTCTAGCATTTGTTCTCTCCTCTAACAGTCTAAAACACTGCAGCGAATTGGACCTGTTTAAATCAGCGTGCCGCTGGTTACGCTATGAAGAAGGCCGCATGGAATACGCCGCCAAACTAATGCGCAATATTCGATTTCCTCTGATGAGTCCGACGGAACTTATAAACCACGTACAGACTGTCGATTTCATGCGTACGGACAATACTTGTGTTAACCTTTTATTAGAAGCCAGCAACTACCAGATGATGCCATACATGCAGCCGGTGATGCAGTCGGAACGGACTGCGATCCGTTCGGACAATACCCATTTAGTGACGCTAGGGGGTGTGCTACGGCAACAGCTGGTTGTTAGCAAAGAGCTGCGACTTTTTGACGAGAAAGCACATGAATGGAAGGCACTGGCACCCATGGATGCCCCGCGCTACCAGCATGGCATCGCAGTGATCGGGAACTTTTTGTATGTGGTCGGTGGACAGAGTAACTATGACACGAAAGGTAAAACGGCAGTGGATACCGTGTTTCGCTATGACCCCAGGTATAACAAGTGGATTCAGGTGGCATGTCTAAATGAGAAGAggaccttctttcatctgagcGCTCTCAAAGGATATCTATACGCTGTGGGCGGGAGGAACGCCGCAGGAGAACTGGGTGAGTCAGGAAGGGATTTTAGTGGCACAGCAGGGAACAGATTTCTAAGAGACATGCTGTGCTTCAATTGCTGACATGTTTTGTAAATATAACATTAAAGGGGAGGTTCACCCAAAATTAAGCCCTCATTTGCTCACCCTGGTGTTGTTTTAACACCACATTGCCTTCTTTtggttttaaaaccacaaaagGAGAATTTTTTACAttcaatttttattaaaaaagctaAAGTATCAAATGTAAATGATCAAACAACTTGCTTTGCAAACAGTTGTGTTTAtggcaatactaaaataaatctaaataatacaattaagaaAATTCTAGTTTGCATCATCTCACACCTTAATAAGCTGTTTTTACCACTGAAAATCAAGTGCTTGGAACCAGAAGTCTCCAATATGAACCAATAAGGTTCCAATGGCTGCGCCTGCTTGTACGTGAAATAATAAGGTTGATACAATAGGATTCGGTAAAAACAAACCTACATTTCAATGTGCCATTTAACATAAAATCCTAACCTTGACCATTAGTCTTTAAGACTCTGTATTAGTATATCACTCAGATTCTAAAATCTttgcatctttaaaaaaattatattaaattcttGTTGCTAATTACTGCCAAATGAATGTATGAGCAGTAGTAGTTTTTATTTCAAACAGGTCATATAACATTAAAAGGTCTTATCATCAGGGTAAATAAATTACTAATCTGTGCATTTAAATTGAGTGCTTTCGAAGTACTAACTGTATGTTGATACCTCAAAATTTTCAAAGTTTTTACATGCTTTTACAAGACAACAAATGTCTTGGTAATTTGTTGATATGTCTGGAGAAAGATTTGATTTGAACCTGAAGCTCCTGCAAGGTGGTTTGTTAGCAGTGCTGCCCCCTAATGTGTGTTGTTAATAGTGTCCATGGCTCTCAGCTTGgtacacaaaaaaaattatttgcaaacaatttaaatttgttgaatttcaacaaattaaatttagtaatgttagaCTTAAATCattagtttaaattcagcccaaataatttgtttacaaccactaaacttaaaaaaatgttattaaatccaaggaatcatttttgtttctttgttttcagtGTAGGTTGTGTCAATTGTTGCTTTACATCCCCTCCATCTTCAGAACTGTGCTTTACATTATGCAAGGTTAAAAAAAGGCAACACAGTCTATATTCAATACTGGTTAATATGCAGTCAGGAAAACATGGTTTGCATTGACCCATTATGTTTCAGTCTTGTGAATTGAATACTAAGAGCATAACATTAAAAATTGAAGTTACGGTGTAGCATAAGTAATGACAGATCATGTATTGGGACATCCATCTGAAGTGGATTATTGAAAAAGACAACTGCTTTATATTTGGTTTCGTTGGCTGGTTGTCTGTTACATAGAGGCAGATCTGAATGTTTCAGAAGACTGGAGGAGTCTGGCAAATGTCACAGAAAGATTATGACATTTTGATGAAAAATGAcaaattgaattttaaaaaagaaacatgtgGATGAAAAAAATTGTTCACAATCTAATAAAAAAGATACTGGGTGAATTTATGTCATGGCGACATTAATTTTGCATGAACAGTTGGTTAATCACGACTGCCTAAAGGGAGAGTtcatgaaaaaatgaaaattaactcaCCATTTTCTCACCTTgctgtggtttcaaacctttatttttcttctgttgaatgctgGAGAAACTATTTTGAAGAGAGCGGAACTACTGTAACcatttgacatccatagtaggacaaacaaatactatggaaatcaaagGTTACTTGTTTtccaaaatgtcttattttgtgtttaacaaaggaTATCAAGTCAAAAAGGTTTGGATAAAGTAGATGGTGTGTAATttatgaattttcatttttggatgaactgtccttttaatctAGTAGGAGGAATTGAGTGTAAGcagtacttaaaaaaacaaaaaggttttgCTTTCTTGAAACAATCCCATTcacataaatctgcaaaaataattaaaattattgctACATAAgacattgtttcagcattgacatCGCAATGTGTACATCTGCAACAGTCACATTGCAGATTTAGAATGTTTAGTCTGTAGTTTATCGGGCACCAGAGTTCTGGACACGTCATTGGAAAGTTCATtaataatagagtgaaagttcaTTAAAATGTACATGTGTTTTAGGGTCTGTGTCTATGTAAGCACTTCAGGCTATTCAGGCACAAGAATTATAACATTTGTAGTGTTTAacataaattaattgaatttagtTATTCAtgcaatgaagactatacagtgttttACAGATGATGGGATTCTTTAATTTCTATACTTGAATATTGAATCTCCAGATAACATAAAGCACGATTTATTTCATGTGTATCTTTTCtctattttatttaatgataattgtaatatttgtattatattttatggaTTTTACTCCTACTCTACATCCTATCAATTGAACTttataaattatttctaaatagagatattcaaatctaggcatgggccagtataagattctgacagtatccttggataaaaaaatatcacggttttatgGGTTCAGggtgttgtgattactgctttaaaatgcgTTCCTTTAAAATGCCTGCGTAAAAAAAGAAAgcttttttcctctttgaacacaatatattttatttcaagaaacatttaaaatattttggcttttttttattttaaacatgttaggttaaacaatttaaataaatctatgACTGACTATCTTCATAAGTTACACAGATTCCATAACAACTTGATGAAATAGTcataaaaaaacacctaaaattTTTTACATATACCTTgagaacggtattacagaaattGTTTGCAGTTTCAGGACCTTGGCTTTTCCAAACCGCTGtttaccttgaaaccggttatcatcttCCTATTCAAGTCATTTgtggaaattcattcattcattttcttggcggtttagtccatttatttatccggggtcgccacagcggaatgaaccgccaacttattcatcaCATGTTTAtgcagttgatgcccttccagcaacccatcactgggagactCCCATAcgcactcactcatacactatggacaatttagctaatccaattcacctacaccacatgtctttggactgtgggggaaaccggagcacccggaggaaacccacgcaaactccactcagaaatgccaactgacctagttaaggctcgaaccagcaaccttcttgctgtgagcagtCGTGCTtctcactgcgccaccgcgtcgcccctcCATTGAAATTATtcttgcaattttatttttttatacatgattcacaccCTTACAAAAGCAACCCAAccaatctaaatgaatgatttttttacaaatagagctattcaagccatctggtgaaattgttttCAAATCGCAATATACTGTAtttcacaacaaaacaaaagatcgcaatttcagatttcttcaatattgtgcagccctagttaggAAAATTTCCACTGAAAAAGATGTACTTTAGCTATTCTAAACAACTTTACTTCTAAACAACAAGTTGTTGGTATTGCTGGTGTTTTTATAGTTGTTAGTAGTTGTGTTATTTTAGTGGTAAGTAGAGAAATGCTACACTGACGCAATTTACTCTGCACTTTCACTGTCGCAAAtttgaaagtaaaaataaaatgcaaatagatTTGCAAGCATTCctctctatttatttatatttccccTTTGTGGCTATTAATGGTATAGCAGTTATTGGGGTAATTTGATCAATCGCCATTAGATTAAAGTACAACATTAGACATTATTTAATAACCGTGACAGGCCTATACAGTCTGAACACATATACACATTCATTTCATTACTGTTTTCAAAAAAATCATGCATTTTATAGTTAAAGGATTTTGTCACTTTCAAAATCATgcaatttgaaacaaatttttggcAAAATGTTTTGCCGTTGTAACTGAAGCCAGTTTGTTGTCATTGTAATATCCACCCAGTTGTTCCAATGGAGGTGTCCACTGGTGGGTGAAGGTTCAATGCCTATTCAGTCTTTCCattgcacaatgttgatttacttgAAATTTAACTCATATCTTACTCCAATTTAAATATTAGGTGGTGTagtatattaacatatttatcttttgttttatctgactccaatcataaaacattaaggagattatatcaatatattaatttagataaatgtttgaaccttttatCTTCACTCGTATCTATTACAtttgttcattcgggtgctcatgacGCTCAGAGAGATCGCCCCAGCCAATGGCGTTCCCTCGTGGTCACACTAttgtcagtcttgaatattaaacagaggtagatGACTACTACTTTTAGATGGCCGCTCCCATGCTTGCTCATTCCAAAGTATTTTTGATTAGTCCTCTCTAGATGTACACCCTTGAGTAAAGACATCATTTCCAATCAGAAGTTAGGgcaattattataaatgtaaccgACTACTGTACTCTATAATAATTTCGGTTTagccaagcccatggtttcccatatacacttaatttagaataacatTACTTTCAAACAAGGGTCGCGTACATtgtctaggttagtcgtgcaactcCTTGTTGTCCTAGACGGAAGTtaacgccctttccacctaagtacacttgaatcaatttcaagagtcagtcggatccctaaaatacaattagtgtgcccaatgctccatctcaactggattttagATCGTCTACTGACCTGACATAGGAAGTGCGGAAACAGGGATACAGCATAATCTACTAGAATGAATAATTACAGAGTAAGCAAAATATGTTCAAACacaacaatttattagtcaggtaaatgtgtattatgccaattcattcagtcaattcataaacgaccAATAGAAGACATCAAATtttcaaagataaatccaagattaaaagatgcatacctgacttcaaaatatacataacatggaacaTGAAGTTCCACATTATGGGCTGATCTAGGTAACAGAATTGCGCCGAACATTTAGAAACTTTCCCTTAAGTAGTAAATCCAAGAATCCCCTCGAGGAAAGGGGTGGaatgcatttgcatttagtgaaagagtttctgcctataggaatggcacacccttcacagtggttcaaaagatacccaaagttttatatgtattgttttgattgtcaatttctgagggaatgagaccattgtaccagtcacactgagacatttcaaatgatatcaaacatgatagataaagtcacttggaTTGATTTAGAACATTCAGACTTTGAAATGAGGATTCTGTATGAGTATAGTATGTAGAGAGGGTGGGTGAACTGGGATGCTTCAAATGTAAATGAAGGAATGGAGGGGAGCTGGTTTTCTTGCATTCCcacctggtgggttgtggagccGATTGTCTCTGTGTTTTAAGCTCatatttgaattgtcaaagacatcgaAGTATTTGTGATATCTCAAGTCTTACATCATTtgatatttatttgttgattgtaATTATTTACGCTTGAATGCAAATGCTTTCCCA
This window encodes:
- the klhl13 gene encoding kelch-like protein 13 isoform 2 (isoform 2 is encoded by transcript variant 2; The RefSeq protein has 1 substitution compared to this genomic sequence) codes for the protein MDHPVHRGDTMSIGLHDRSLVEDDDAQMMKVSLGCSEMGLSSHLQASKTGNTRFFTSNTHSSVVLQGFDQLRIEGLLCDVTLVAGDGDEAFPVHRAMMASSSDYFKAMFTGGMKEQDLMCIKLHGVNRIGLKKIIDFIYTAKLSLNMENLQDTLEAASFLQILPVLDFCKVFLISGVSLDNCVEVGRIANTYNLTEVDKYVNNFILKNFPSLLGTGEFVKLPFERLAFVLSSNSLKHCSELDLFKSACRWLRYEEGRMEYAAKLMRNIRFPLMSPTELINHVQTVDFMRTDNTCVNLLLEASNYQMMPYMQPVMQSERTAIRSDNTHLVTLGGVLRQQLVVSKELRLFDEKAHEWKALAPMDAPRYQHGIAVIGNFLYVVGGQSNYDTKGKTAVDTVFRYDPRYNKWIQVACLNEKRTFFRLSALKGYLYAVGGRNAAGELATVECYNPRTNEWTYVAKMSEPHYGHAGTVYGGYMYISGGITHDTFQKELMCFDPDADKWTQKAPMTTVRGLHCMCTVGDRLYVIGGNHFRGTSDYDDVLSCEYYSPALDLWTPIAAMLRGQSDVGVAVFENKIYVVGGYSWNNRCMVEIVQKYDPEKDEWHKVFDLPESLGGIRACTLTVFPPEDLSLAGSPSRESPLSAP
- the klhl13 gene encoding kelch-like protein 13 isoform X4 — protein: MPLKWKSGSPVSWKFPVPVLKTSRSSPLSPAYISLVEDDDAQMMKVSLGCSEMGLSSHLQASKTGNTRFFTSNTHSSVVLQGFDQLRIEGLLCDVTLVAGDGDEAFPVHRAMMASSSDYFKAMFTGGMKEQDLMCIKLHGVNRIGLKKIIDFIYTAKLSLNMENLQDTLEAASFLQILPVLDFCKVFLISGVSLDNCVEVGRIANTYNLTEVDKYVNNFILKNFPSLLGTGEFVKLPFERLAFVLSSNSLKHCSELDLFKSACRWLRYEEGRMEYAAKLMRNIRFPLMSPTELINHVQTVDFMRTDNTCVNLLLEASNYQMMPYMQPVMQSERTAIRSDNTHLVTLGGVLRQQLVVSKELRLFDEKAHEWKALAPMDAPRYQHGIAVIGNFLYVVGGQSNYDTKGKTAVDTVFRYDPRYNKWIQVACLNEKRTFFHLSALKGYLYAVGGRNAAGELATVECYNPRTNEWTYVAKMSEPHYGHAGTVYGGYMYISGGITHDTFQKELMCFDPDADKWTQKAPMTTVRGLHCMCTVGDRLYVIGGNHFRGTSDYDDVLSCEYYSPALDLWTPIAAMLRGQSDVGVAVFENKIYVVGGYSWNNRCMVEIVQKYDPEKDEWHKVFDLPESLGGIRACTLTVFPPEDLSLAGSPSRESPLSAP
- the klhl13 gene encoding kelch-like protein 13 isoform X5, with the translated sequence MDHPVHRGDTMSIGLHDRYCAISLVEDDDAQMMKVSLGCSEMGLSSHLQASKTGNTRFFTSNTHSSVVLQGFDQLRIEGLLCDVTLVAGDGDEAFPVHRAMMASSSDYFKAMFTGGMKEQDLMCIKLHGVNRIGLKKIIDFIYTAKLSLNMENLQDTLEAASFLQILPVLDFCKVFLISGVSLDNCVEVGRIANTYNLTEVDKYVNNFILKNFPSLLGTGEFVKLPFERLAFVLSSNSLKHCSELDLFKSACRWLRYEEGRMEYAAKLMRNIRFPLMSPTELINHVQTVDFMRTDNTCVNLLLEASNYQMMPYMQPVMQSERTAIRSDNTHLVTLGGVLRQQLVVSKELRLFDEKAHEWKALAPMDAPRYQHGIAVIGNFLYVVGGQSNYDTKGKTAVDTVFRYDPRYNKWIQVACLNEKRTFFHLSALKGYLYAVGGRNAAGELATVECYNPRTNEWTYVAKMSEPHYGHAGTVYGGYMYISGGITHDTFQKELMCFDPDADKWTQKAPMTTVRGLHCMCTVGDRLYVIGGNHFRGTSDYDDVLSCEYYSPALDLWTPIAAMLRGQSDVGVAVFENKIYVVGGYSWNNRCMVEIVQKYDPEKDEWHKVFDLPESLGGIRACTLTVFPPEDLSLAGSPSRESPLSAP